A genome region from Pseudomonas helmanticensis includes the following:
- a CDS encoding substrate-binding periplasmic protein: MRWALGALLGISLSVTAAEPPLRFAMPDSWAMPMVQFERGRPTQGILYDLMLSLATQVGVPAEFHVLPRARVQSAMEHGEIDVRCYAAQSWLPNQSGDYIWSLPLLFQRDLLISRKDQPANVDPSSLPRQSIGTVLGYIYPTLQPLFDADRLHREDARNQEQVLEKLLAGRYRYAVSNQWTLDWFNQRLTSDKQLQAVAVLQEQKVGCYVRNDPKVPVQRILRTLLRMKMSGEIDEIIRLYTGSSEATP, from the coding sequence ATGCGTTGGGCCTTGGGGGCACTGCTGGGAATCAGCCTGAGCGTGACGGCAGCGGAACCGCCGTTGCGCTTCGCCATGCCCGACAGCTGGGCGATGCCCATGGTGCAATTCGAACGCGGCCGCCCGACCCAGGGCATCCTCTACGACCTCATGCTCAGCCTGGCCACCCAGGTTGGTGTGCCGGCGGAGTTTCACGTCCTGCCGCGTGCACGGGTACAAAGTGCCATGGAGCACGGCGAGATCGACGTGCGCTGCTATGCCGCGCAATCTTGGCTGCCGAATCAGTCGGGGGATTACATCTGGAGTCTGCCGCTGTTGTTCCAGCGAGATCTGTTGATCAGCCGCAAGGATCAACCTGCCAACGTCGATCCTTCCAGCTTGCCCCGCCAATCCATCGGCACCGTGCTTGGCTACATCTACCCTACCCTGCAGCCGTTGTTCGATGCCGATCGCTTGCACCGCGAAGATGCGCGCAATCAGGAGCAGGTATTGGAGAAGTTGCTGGCCGGGCGTTATCGCTATGCGGTGAGCAATCAGTGGACGCTGGACTGGTTTAATCAGCGACTGACGTCGGATAAGCAATTGCAAGCGGTGGCGGTGTTGCAAGAGCAGAAGGTCGGTTGCTACGTGAGGAATGACCCGAAGGTGCCGGTGCAGCGGATCTTGCGCACGTTGTTGCGGATGAAGATGTCGGGGGAGATTGATGAGATTATCCGGCTGTATACCGGGTCCTCTGAAGCCACCCCATAA
- a CDS encoding adenine phosphoribosyltransferase, whose amino-acid sequence MVFDSFDIKSLIRPVIDFPKPGVIFRDITPLFQSPTALRLVMDSFAHRYVEADFTHIGAMDARGFLIGSVLAYQLNKPLVLFRKQGKLPADVLAEGYATEYGEAFLEVHADSLCEGDSVVMFDDLIATGGTLIAAANLIRRMGARVHEAAAIIDLPELQGSQRLQDMGIPTFCLTQFALTDK is encoded by the coding sequence ATGGTCTTCGACTCCTTCGACATCAAATCCCTGATCCGCCCCGTGATCGACTTCCCGAAACCGGGCGTGATCTTTCGCGACATCACCCCGCTGTTCCAGTCGCCAACCGCCCTGCGCCTGGTGATGGACAGCTTCGCCCACCGCTACGTCGAAGCCGACTTCACCCACATCGGTGCGATGGATGCGCGCGGTTTCCTGATCGGTTCGGTATTGGCTTATCAGTTGAACAAGCCGCTGGTGCTGTTCCGCAAGCAAGGCAAACTGCCGGCGGACGTGTTGGCCGAAGGTTACGCGACCGAGTACGGCGAAGCGTTCCTCGAAGTGCACGCCGACAGCCTGTGCGAAGGCGATTCGGTGGTGATGTTCGATGACTTGATCGCCACCGGCGGAACGCTGATCGCGGCGGCCAACCTGATTCGCCGGATGGGCGCGCGGGTGCATGAGGCGGCGGCGATCATTGATTTGCCGGAGCTGCAAGGTTCGCAGCGTCTGCAGGACATGGGCATCCCGACGTTTTGCCTGACGCAGTTTGCGTTGACCGATAAATAA
- the fnr gene encoding fumarate/nitrate reduction transcriptional regulator Fnr yields the protein MSEPVKLRAHNQAHCKDCSLAPLCLPLSLNLEDMDALDEIVKRGRPLKKGEFLFRQGDTFDSVYAVRSGALKTFSLSDSGEEQLTGFHLPSELVGLSGMDTEKHPVSAQALETTSVCEIPFERLDELALQLPQLRRQLMRVMSREIRDDQQMMLLLSKKTADERIATFLVNLSARFRARGFSANQFRLAMSRNEIGNYLGLAVETVSRVFTRFQQNELIAAEGKEIHILDPIQLCALAGGSLEG from the coding sequence ATGTCCGAGCCAGTCAAACTGCGCGCTCATAACCAGGCTCATTGCAAGGATTGCAGCCTGGCCCCTCTCTGCCTGCCACTTTCTCTGAATCTGGAAGACATGGATGCGCTGGACGAAATCGTTAAACGCGGCCGCCCGCTGAAAAAGGGTGAGTTCCTGTTCCGTCAGGGCGACACGTTCGATTCCGTTTATGCAGTACGCTCCGGCGCCCTGAAAACCTTCAGCCTGAGCGACAGCGGCGAAGAACAACTGACCGGTTTCCACCTGCCGAGCGAACTGGTCGGCCTGTCCGGCATGGACACCGAGAAGCACCCGGTGTCCGCCCAAGCGCTGGAAACCACCTCGGTCTGCGAAATTCCTTTCGAACGCCTCGACGAACTGGCCCTGCAATTGCCGCAATTGCGCCGTCAGTTGATGCGCGTGATGAGCCGCGAAATCCGCGACGACCAGCAAATGATGTTGCTGCTGTCGAAAAAAACCGCCGACGAGCGCATCGCCACGTTTCTGGTCAACCTGTCGGCACGCTTCCGCGCTCGCGGCTTCTCGGCCAATCAGTTCCGCCTGGCAATGTCGCGTAACGAAATCGGCAACTACCTCGGTCTGGCGGTGGAAACTGTGTCCCGAGTGTTCACGCGCTTCCAGCAGAACGAGCTGATTGCCGCCGAGGGCAAGGAGATCCACATCCTCGACCCGATCCAGCTCTGCGCCCTGGCCGGTGGCTCGCTCGAAGGCTAA
- a CDS encoding NADP-dependent oxidoreductase — translation MSDPLTLNQRFVLASRPVGAPTPENFRLEREALPDLQDGEVLLKTLYLSLDPYMRGRMSDAPSYAAPVQIGEVMTGGAVSRVEDSRHPKFHKGDLVVGATGWQSHSISDGRNIIPIPSGLPSPSMALGVLGMPGMTAYMGLMDIGQPKEGETLVVAAASGAVGSVVGQVAKIKGLRTVGVAGGAEKCKYVVEELGFDACIDHKAADFAEQLAKACPKGIDIYYENVGGHVFDAVVPLLNAKARIPLCGLIAGYNASEAPQGPDRLPMLQRTLLTKRVRIQGFIVFDDYGDRQPEFISHMVPWVRDGKVKFREDVVEGLEQAPEAFIGLLEGRNFGKLVVRVAPD, via the coding sequence ATGTCCGACCCTCTCACGCTCAACCAACGTTTCGTTCTCGCCTCGCGCCCGGTCGGCGCGCCGACCCCGGAAAACTTCCGCCTCGAACGCGAAGCCCTGCCGGATCTGCAGGATGGCGAGGTACTGCTGAAAACCCTTTACCTCTCCCTTGACCCCTACATGCGCGGACGCATGAGCGACGCACCTTCCTACGCCGCCCCGGTACAAATCGGCGAAGTGATGACCGGTGGTGCTGTCAGCCGTGTCGAGGATTCGCGTCATCCGAAATTCCATAAAGGCGATCTGGTGGTCGGCGCCACCGGTTGGCAGAGCCACAGCATCAGCGACGGCCGCAACATCATTCCGATTCCGTCGGGGTTGCCGAGCCCGTCGATGGCCCTCGGCGTGCTGGGCATGCCGGGGATGACCGCGTACATGGGGCTGATGGACATCGGCCAGCCGAAGGAAGGTGAAACGCTGGTGGTTGCCGCAGCGTCCGGTGCCGTGGGTTCGGTGGTTGGCCAAGTGGCGAAAATCAAAGGCCTGCGCACCGTGGGTGTGGCTGGCGGTGCCGAGAAGTGCAAATACGTGGTCGAGGAATTGGGTTTCGACGCCTGCATCGATCACAAGGCCGCAGACTTCGCCGAACAATTGGCCAAAGCCTGCCCCAAGGGCATCGACATCTATTACGAGAACGTCGGTGGCCACGTGTTCGACGCGGTCGTGCCGTTGCTCAACGCCAAGGCGCGCATCCCGCTGTGCGGTCTGATTGCCGGTTACAACGCCTCTGAGGCACCGCAGGGCCCGGATCGTCTGCCGATGCTGCAACGCACGCTGCTGACCAAACGCGTGCGCATTCAGGGCTTCATCGTCTTTGACGATTATGGTGACCGTCAGCCGGAATTCATCAGCCACATGGTGCCGTGGGTACGCGACGGCAAGGTGAAATTCCGCGAAGACGTGGTCGAAGGCCTGGAGCAGGCGCCCGAGGCGTTTATCGGCCTGCTGGAAGGGCGCAACTTCGGCAAACTGGTGGTTCGGGTTGCCCCGGACTGA
- the dnaX gene encoding DNA polymerase III subunit gamma/tau has protein sequence MSYQVLARKWRPRSFREMVGQTHVLKALINALDSQRLHHAYLFTGTRGVGKTTIARIIAKCLNCETGITSSPCGECSVCREIDEGRFVDLIEIDAASRTKVEDTRELLDNVQYAPSRGRFKVYLIDEVHMLSSHSFNALLKTLEEPPPYVKFILATTDPQKLPATILSRCLQFSLKNMTPERVVEHLTHVLTAENVPFEDDALWLLGRAADGSMRDAMSLTDQAIAFGEGKVLATDVRAMLGTLDHGQVYDVLHSLIEGDAKALLEGVRHLAEQGPDWNGVLSEILNVLHRVAIAQALPEGVDNGHGDRDRVLALAQALPAEDVQFYYQMGLIGRRDLPLAPDPRGGFEMVLLRMLAFRPADTADAPRQPLKPVGISQATVDSANSVAAAPKPAPVVAAAVAPTPALAPAPVAAPAPVPEPAPVAPVAPVAPVSQPEPEPAPVVAEAVVDLPWNDPVEPEPEPEAEPEPAQQPAVEPMLETAAEQPELPPMPLPTPDSVVPDAPEWAAAPIPEPSVAEVDAATPGMDMDDEPPLDEDYIEPDIDSAYSYLDELASEHAAEPAPEPEPEPAAAPATGLALQWLELFPKLPISGMTGSIAANCTLIGVDGDHWLMHLDPAHSALFNATQQRRLNDALNQFHGRPLTLTIELIKPEQETPAQAASRRRANRQREAEESIHGDPFIQQMVQQFGAVVRHDTIEPVDALVAQG, from the coding sequence ATGAGTTATCAGGTTCTTGCACGTAAATGGCGTCCGCGCTCGTTCCGCGAAATGGTCGGCCAGACCCATGTGCTCAAGGCTCTGATCAATGCCTTGGACAGCCAGCGGCTGCACCATGCGTACCTGTTCACCGGTACGCGCGGGGTGGGTAAAACCACGATTGCGCGGATCATTGCCAAATGCCTGAACTGTGAGACAGGTATCACTTCCAGCCCGTGCGGCGAGTGCTCGGTGTGCCGTGAAATCGACGAGGGCCGTTTCGTCGACCTGATCGAGATCGACGCCGCGAGCCGGACCAAGGTCGAAGACACCCGCGAACTGCTCGACAACGTGCAGTACGCCCCGAGCCGTGGGCGCTTCAAGGTCTACCTGATCGATGAAGTGCACATGCTTTCCAGCCATTCCTTCAATGCGCTGCTGAAAACCCTCGAAGAGCCGCCGCCGTACGTCAAATTCATCCTGGCGACCACTGACCCGCAGAAACTTCCGGCAACGATTTTGTCGCGCTGCCTGCAGTTCTCGCTGAAGAACATGACGCCTGAGCGTGTGGTCGAGCATCTGACCCACGTACTGACCGCCGAAAACGTGCCGTTCGAAGACGATGCGCTGTGGCTGCTCGGTCGCGCCGCTGACGGTTCGATGCGTGATGCCATGAGCCTGACCGATCAGGCGATCGCCTTCGGTGAAGGCAAGGTGCTGGCCACCGACGTGCGGGCGATGCTCGGCACGCTCGATCACGGTCAGGTCTATGACGTCCTGCATTCGTTGATCGAAGGCGACGCCAAGGCGCTGCTCGAAGGCGTGCGTCACCTGGCCGAGCAAGGCCCGGACTGGAACGGCGTGCTGTCGGAAATTCTCAACGTGCTGCACCGCGTAGCCATCGCTCAGGCGCTGCCGGAAGGTGTCGACAACGGCCATGGCGACCGCGATCGCGTGCTGGCCTTGGCGCAGGCCTTGCCGGCCGAAGACGTGCAGTTCTATTACCAGATGGGCCTGATCGGTCGCCGCGATTTGCCGCTGGCGCCGGATCCGCGCGGCGGTTTCGAAATGGTCCTGCTGCGAATGCTGGCCTTCCGGCCCGCCGACACTGCGGACGCGCCGAGGCAACCGCTAAAGCCAGTGGGGATCAGCCAGGCCACAGTTGATTCCGCAAACTCAGTGGCTGCCGCGCCTAAACCTGCGCCGGTAGTTGCTGCGGCTGTTGCGCCAACGCCTGCGCTAGCACCTGCACCAGTGGCAGCTCCTGCCCCGGTGCCTGAGCCTGCTCCGGTTGCTCCGGTTGCTCCGGTTGCTCCGGTTTCGCAGCCAGAACCGGAACCTGCGCCCGTCGTCGCCGAAGCAGTCGTCGACCTGCCATGGAATGACCCGGTTGAGCCTGAGCCTGAGCCAGAAGCCGAGCCCGAGCCTGCCCAGCAGCCTGCCGTCGAGCCAATGCTGGAAACCGCCGCTGAGCAACCCGAGTTGCCGCCGATGCCGTTGCCGACCCCGGACAGCGTCGTCCCGGACGCCCCCGAGTGGGCTGCCGCGCCGATTCCCGAGCCGTCGGTCGCCGAAGTCGATGCCGCCACACCGGGCATGGACATGGACGACGAGCCGCCGCTGGACGAGGATTACATCGAGCCGGACATCGACTCGGCCTACAGCTACCTCGACGAACTGGCCAGCGAACACGCCGCCGAGCCTGCGCCGGAACCTGAGCCGGAACCGGCTGCCGCACCCGCCACCGGCCTCGCATTGCAATGGCTGGAGTTGTTCCCGAAACTGCCGATTTCCGGCATGACCGGCAGCATCGCCGCCAACTGCACGTTGATCGGTGTCGATGGCGACCATTGGCTGATGCACCTCGACCCGGCGCACAGCGCACTGTTCAATGCCACGCAACAGCGTCGTCTCAACGATGCGTTGAACCAGTTCCATGGCCGCCCGCTGACGCTGACCATCGAGCTGATCAAGCCCGAGCAGGAAACCCCGGCCCAGGCCGCGTCCCGTCGCCGGGCCAACCGTCAGCGCGAGGCGGAGGAGTCGATCCACGGCGATCCGTTCATCCAGCAGATGGTCCAGCAGTTCGGTGCCGTCGTGCGACACGATACTATTGAACCTGTCGACGCCTTGGTCGCCCAGGGCTAA
- a CDS encoding YbaB/EbfC family nucleoid-associated protein: MMKGGMAGLMKQAQQMQEKMAKMQEELANAEVTGKAGGDMVTVVMTGRHDVKSVSIDPSLVEGLSEDDKEMLEAVVAAAVNDAVRKIEANSQEKMGGMTAGMNLPAGMKLPF; this comes from the coding sequence ATGATGAAAGGTGGCATGGCCGGCCTGATGAAGCAGGCGCAGCAGATGCAGGAAAAAATGGCCAAGATGCAGGAAGAACTGGCCAACGCCGAAGTCACCGGCAAGGCCGGCGGCGATATGGTCACCGTGGTGATGACCGGTCGTCACGACGTCAAAAGCGTCAGCATCGACCCGAGCCTGGTTGAAGGCCTGAGCGAAGACGACAAAGAAATGCTCGAAGCCGTCGTAGCCGCCGCCGTCAACGACGCCGTGCGCAAGATCGAAGCCAACAGCCAGGAAAAAATGGGCGGCATGACCGCCGGCATGAACCTGCCAGCCGGTATGAAACTGCCATTCTGA
- a CDS encoding zinc-binding metallopeptidase family protein, producing MHRFFEQLSSRIIAPFMGESSRNSKVWPCRCGQSLFFRNSQCLACNALLGYQPEESRITSLSPGAQNGTWTLDADPDAGLFRRCANLDTPAACNWLLPANVDDALCVACSLNRTIPDLSDPDNPERWRKVEIAKRRLVAQLITLGLQVIPKTVDEDTGLAFDFIGVDLEGNAPMTGHANGLITLDIKEADDAHREQVRAQMHEPYRTLLGHFRHEVGHYYWDRLIANGPWLDSFRQLFGDERASYAEALDRHYLQGAPLDWPQHYVSAYATMHPWEDWAETWAHYLHMMDAVDTALGFGMSAREMDFDYQPFPPSTLYEPEHPGGEAFLSFVNAWIELAGMLNELSRSMGQPDFYPFVLPAPAIAKLHFIHLVIQQAGGKADEVLAL from the coding sequence ATGCACCGCTTTTTCGAGCAGCTCAGTTCCCGCATCATCGCGCCGTTCATGGGCGAATCCTCACGCAACAGCAAAGTCTGGCCGTGCCGTTGCGGCCAGTCGCTGTTCTTTCGCAACAGCCAGTGCCTGGCTTGCAATGCCTTGCTCGGTTACCAGCCGGAGGAAAGCCGCATCACGTCGCTGTCGCCCGGCGCACAGAACGGCACCTGGACACTGGATGCTGATCCCGACGCAGGCCTGTTTCGCCGCTGCGCCAATCTCGACACCCCGGCCGCGTGCAACTGGTTGCTGCCGGCCAACGTTGACGATGCCTTGTGCGTCGCCTGCAGCCTCAATCGCACCATTCCCGACCTGTCCGACCCGGATAACCCCGAGCGCTGGCGCAAGGTCGAAATCGCCAAGCGTCGTCTTGTCGCGCAGTTGATCACCCTCGGCTTGCAAGTCATTCCGAAAACCGTGGATGAAGACACCGGCCTGGCCTTCGATTTCATCGGCGTCGACCTCGAAGGCAATGCGCCGATGACCGGCCACGCCAACGGCTTGATCACCCTCGACATCAAGGAAGCCGACGACGCCCACCGCGAGCAGGTGAGGGCGCAGATGCACGAGCCGTATCGCACGCTGCTCGGACATTTTCGCCATGAGGTCGGCCACTATTACTGGGATCGACTGATCGCCAACGGCCCATGGCTCGACTCGTTTCGCCAGCTGTTCGGCGACGAGCGTGCCAGTTACGCCGAGGCGCTCGATCGTCACTACCTGCAAGGCGCGCCACTCGACTGGCCGCAGCACTACGTCAGCGCCTACGCAACCATGCACCCGTGGGAAGACTGGGCGGAAACCTGGGCGCATTACCTGCACATGATGGACGCTGTGGACACCGCGCTGGGCTTTGGCATGAGCGCACGGGAAATGGATTTCGACTACCAGCCGTTTCCGCCTAGCACGCTGTATGAGCCGGAGCATCCCGGTGGCGAGGCGTTCCTGTCGTTCGTCAACGCGTGGATCGAACTGGCCGGGATGCTCAATGAATTGTCCCGCAGCATGGGCCAACCGGATTTCTACCCGTTCGTGCTGCCGGCGCCGGCGATCGCCAAACTGCACTTCATTCATCTGGTGATCCAGCAGGCGGGCGGCAAGGCGGATGAGGTTTTGGCGCTATAA
- the recR gene encoding recombination mediator RecR, with protein MSFSPLIRQLIDALRTLPGVGQKTAQRMALQMLERDRSGGLRLAQALSQAMEGVGHCRQCRTLTEDDLCPQCADTRRDDTLLCVVEGPMDVYAVEQTGFRGRYFVLKGHLSPLDGLGPEAIGIPQLMARIEEAGTFAEVILATNPTVEGEATAHYIAQLLQHKGLIASRIAHGVPLGGELELVDGGTLAHSFAGRKPIAL; from the coding sequence ATGAGCTTCAGCCCTTTGATTCGCCAACTGATCGACGCTCTGCGCACCTTGCCGGGCGTGGGTCAGAAAACCGCCCAGCGCATGGCGTTGCAGATGCTCGAGCGTGACCGCAGCGGCGGCTTGCGTCTCGCCCAGGCCTTGAGCCAGGCCATGGAAGGCGTCGGCCACTGCCGGCAATGTCGCACGCTGACCGAAGACGATCTGTGCCCGCAATGCGCCGATACTCGCCGCGACGATACGTTGCTGTGCGTGGTGGAAGGGCCGATGGACGTTTACGCAGTCGAGCAGACCGGTTTCCGGGGGCGCTACTTTGTGCTCAAGGGGCATTTGTCGCCGCTCGATGGCTTGGGGCCTGAGGCGATCGGCATTCCGCAACTGATGGCGCGGATCGAAGAGGCGGGCACGTTTGCTGAAGTCATCCTCGCGACCAATCCGACGGTGGAAGGCGAGGCCACGGCGCACTACATCGCGCAGTTGTTGCAGCACAAAGGCCTGATCGCCTCGCGGATTGCCCATGGTGTGCCGTTGGGCGGCGAGCTGGAACTGGTTGACGGCGGCACGCTGGCGCATTCGTTTGCCGGGCGTAAACCGATCGCCCTCTGA
- a CDS encoding acyl-CoA dehydrogenase family protein — translation MPAFQEYFDPSHQMVRDSVRRFVEREILPGIDEWEEAESFPRELYLKAGAAGILGIGYPEALGGSHAGDLFAKVAASEELMRCGSGGLVAGLGSLDIGLPPIVKWALPDVRDRVVPQVLSGEKISALAVTEPGGGSDVANLQTRAVRDGDYYRVSGSKTFITSGVRADYYTVAVRTGAAGFGGISLLLIEKGTAGFTVGRQLKKMGWWASDTAELFFDDCRVPVGNLIGAENMGFACIMGNFQSERLALALMANMTSQLALEESLKWAREREAFGKPIGKFQVIKHRLAEMATALEVSREFTYRQAAKMAAGQSVIKEISMAKNFATDTSDRITTEAVQILGGLGYMRESLVERLYRDNRILSIGGGTREVMNEIISKQMGL, via the coding sequence ATGCCTGCCTTTCAGGAATACTTCGACCCCAGCCATCAAATGGTCCGCGACAGCGTCAGACGTTTCGTCGAGCGCGAAATCCTGCCTGGCATTGACGAGTGGGAAGAAGCCGAAAGCTTTCCGCGTGAGCTCTACCTGAAGGCCGGCGCCGCCGGGATCCTCGGCATCGGTTACCCCGAAGCGCTGGGCGGCAGCCATGCAGGTGATCTATTCGCCAAGGTCGCCGCCAGTGAAGAACTGATGCGCTGCGGCTCAGGTGGACTCGTCGCGGGGCTGGGCTCGCTGGATATCGGTCTGCCACCGATCGTCAAATGGGCGCTCCCCGACGTGCGTGATCGCGTCGTCCCGCAAGTGCTCAGCGGCGAAAAAATCAGCGCCTTGGCCGTGACCGAGCCGGGCGGTGGTTCCGACGTCGCCAACCTGCAAACCCGTGCCGTGCGCGACGGCGATTATTACCGGGTCAGCGGCAGCAAAACCTTTATCACCAGTGGCGTACGCGCCGATTACTACACCGTTGCGGTGCGCACCGGCGCGGCGGGTTTCGGCGGCATCAGCCTGCTGCTGATCGAGAAAGGCACCGCCGGTTTCACCGTCGGCCGGCAGTTGAAGAAAATGGGTTGGTGGGCGTCGGACACCGCTGAATTGTTCTTCGACGACTGCCGAGTGCCGGTAGGAAATCTGATCGGCGCCGAGAATATGGGCTTCGCCTGCATCATGGGCAATTTCCAGAGTGAACGCCTGGCACTGGCACTGATGGCCAACATGACTTCACAGCTCGCACTGGAGGAAAGCCTGAAATGGGCGCGCGAGCGTGAAGCGTTCGGCAAGCCGATCGGCAAGTTCCAGGTGATCAAGCATCGACTCGCCGAGATGGCCACGGCGCTGGAGGTGTCGCGCGAGTTCACTTACCGGCAAGCGGCGAAGATGGCGGCGGGGCAAAGTGTGATCAAGGAGATCTCCATGGCGAAGAACTTTGCCACGGACACCTCGGACCGGATCACCACGGAGGCGGTGCAGATTCTTGGTGGGTTGGGTTACATGCGCGAGAGCCTGGTGGAACGGCTGTATCGGGATAACCGCATTCTGTCGATTGGCGGCGGGACGCGTGAGGTGATGAACGAAATCATCAGCAAGCAGATGGGGCTTTAA